The following coding sequences lie in one Nocardioides sambongensis genomic window:
- the rhaD gene encoding bifunctional rhamnulose-1-phosphate aldolase/short-chain dehydrogenase: protein MPWRRPGFQLGLDISAIKEANPQAVGCILGGHGITAWGATSEECEKNSLWIIDTAAEYIAANSTAEPFGPALDGYGALPADERRTKAAALAPTIRGIASADRPMVGHFTDADVVLDFLAAAEHPRLAGLGTSCPDHFLRTKVKPLVLDLPASASVEESIARLEELAVSYREDYQAYYDRHADDASPAIRGKDPLIVLVPGVGMFSFGKDKQTARVAGEFYINAINVMRGAEGLSTYAPIDESEKFRIEYWALEEAKLQRMPKPKPLATRVALVTGAASGIGKATAEKLAAEGACVVIADLNLEKAQEAAAEIGGSDVAVGVQVDVSSAAAVQAAVDAAVLAFGGIDLVVNNAGLSLSRSLLETTEKDWDLQHDVMAKGSFLVAQAAAKAMIAQKMGGDIVYISSKNSIFAGPNNVAYGAAKADQAHQVRLLAAELGEHGIKVNGVNPDGVVQGSGIFSSGWGANRAAVYGVEEKDLGKFYAQRTILKREVLPANIANAVFVLCSAELSHTTGLHIPVDAGVAAAFLR from the coding sequence GTGCCCTGGCGCCGCCCCGGTTTCCAGCTCGGTCTGGACATCTCCGCGATCAAGGAGGCCAACCCGCAGGCGGTCGGCTGCATCCTCGGCGGCCACGGCATCACCGCGTGGGGCGCCACCAGCGAGGAGTGCGAGAAGAACTCGCTGTGGATCATCGACACCGCCGCGGAGTACATCGCCGCGAACTCCACGGCGGAGCCGTTCGGCCCCGCCCTGGACGGGTACGGCGCGCTGCCGGCCGACGAGCGTCGTACCAAGGCGGCGGCGCTGGCCCCCACCATCCGCGGCATCGCGTCCGCGGACCGGCCGATGGTGGGGCACTTCACCGACGCCGACGTGGTGCTGGACTTCCTGGCCGCCGCCGAGCACCCGCGGCTGGCCGGTCTGGGCACGTCCTGCCCGGACCACTTCCTGCGTACCAAGGTGAAGCCGCTGGTCCTGGACCTGCCCGCCTCGGCGAGCGTGGAGGAGTCGATCGCCCGGCTCGAGGAGCTCGCGGTCTCCTACCGCGAGGACTACCAGGCCTACTACGACCGGCACGCCGACGACGCCTCCCCGGCGATCCGCGGCAAGGACCCGCTGATCGTGCTGGTGCCCGGCGTCGGCATGTTCTCCTTCGGCAAGGACAAGCAGACCGCCCGCGTGGCCGGTGAGTTCTACATCAACGCGATCAACGTGATGCGCGGGGCCGAGGGCCTGTCCACCTACGCCCCGATCGACGAGTCGGAGAAGTTCCGGATCGAGTACTGGGCGTTGGAGGAGGCCAAGCTGCAGCGGATGCCGAAGCCGAAGCCGCTGGCCACCCGGGTCGCGCTGGTCACCGGTGCCGCCTCGGGCATCGGCAAGGCCACTGCGGAGAAGCTGGCCGCCGAGGGCGCCTGCGTGGTCATCGCCGACCTGAACCTGGAGAAGGCGCAGGAGGCAGCCGCCGAGATCGGTGGCTCCGACGTGGCCGTCGGTGTCCAGGTCGACGTCTCCTCGGCCGCCGCGGTGCAGGCCGCCGTCGACGCCGCCGTCCTCGCCTTCGGCGGGATCGACCTGGTCGTCAACAACGCCGGCCTGTCCCTGTCGCGCTCGCTGCTGGAGACCACCGAGAAGGACTGGGACCTGCAGCACGACGTGATGGCCAAGGGCTCGTTCCTGGTCGCCCAGGCCGCCGCCAAGGCGATGATCGCGCAGAAGATGGGCGGCGACATCGTCTACATCTCCTCGAAGAACTCGATCTTCGCCGGGCCCAACAACGTCGCCTACGGCGCGGCCAAGGCCGACCAGGCCCACCAGGTGCGGCTGCTCGCCGCCGAGCTCGGCGAGCACGGCATCAAGGTCAACGGGGTCAACCCGGACGGCGTGGTCCAGGGCTCGGGGATCTTCTCCTCGGGCTGGGGGGCCAACCGGGCCGCGGTCTACGGCGTGGAGGAGAAGGACCTGGGCAAGTTCTACGCCCAGCGCACGATCCTCAAGCGCGAGGTGCTGCCGGCCAACATCGCCAACGCCGTCTTCGTGCTCTGCTCCGCCGAGCTGAGCCACACCACCGGCCTGCACATCCCGGTCGACGCCGGGGTCGCCGCCGCGTTCCTGCGATGA
- the rhaS gene encoding rhamnose ABC transporter substrate-binding protein, with protein sequence MLNQKRRFASLAAAALAASLALTACGSDDGGDGGSDGGEGGTYTFIPKNLGNPYFDTSNAGGEAAIDEFGGEYEQVGPANGDDPAGQVQYINTATQQGRSALVISANDPDALCDAIGEAMDADIPVVTYDADTNPDCRDIFVNQADAEGIAQAQVDLIAEQIGDKGEIAFLSAAANATNQNAWIELMNTELEENHPDIEVVDTVYGDDDDQKSFDATAALLQKHPDLAGIISPTTVGIAAAARYLSTSDAKGKVALTGLGTPNQMREYVEDGTVTAFALWNPEDLGYLAAWTAKALADGDIEGEGDTFEAGRLGEYTVGADNTVLLGDPFVFDADNIGDFDF encoded by the coding sequence ATGTTGAACCAGAAGCGACGCTTCGCGAGCCTCGCGGCTGCCGCGCTGGCCGCCAGCCTGGCCCTGACCGCTTGCGGCAGTGACGACGGCGGCGACGGCGGTAGCGACGGCGGTGAGGGTGGCACCTACACCTTCATCCCGAAGAACCTCGGCAACCCGTACTTCGACACCAGCAACGCCGGTGGCGAGGCCGCCATCGACGAGTTCGGCGGCGAGTACGAGCAGGTCGGCCCGGCCAACGGCGACGACCCGGCCGGTCAGGTCCAGTACATCAACACCGCGACCCAGCAGGGCCGCAGCGCGCTGGTGATCTCGGCCAACGACCCCGACGCCCTCTGCGACGCCATCGGCGAGGCGATGGACGCCGACATCCCGGTCGTCACCTACGACGCGGACACCAACCCCGACTGCCGCGACATCTTCGTCAACCAGGCCGACGCCGAGGGCATCGCCCAGGCGCAGGTCGACCTGATCGCCGAGCAGATCGGCGACAAGGGCGAGATCGCGTTCCTCTCGGCCGCCGCCAACGCGACCAACCAGAACGCGTGGATCGAGCTGATGAACACCGAGCTCGAGGAGAACCACCCCGACATCGAGGTCGTCGACACGGTCTACGGTGACGACGACGACCAGAAGTCGTTCGACGCCACCGCGGCGCTGCTGCAGAAGCACCCCGACCTGGCCGGCATCATCTCGCCGACCACCGTCGGCATCGCCGCCGCCGCGCGCTACCTGTCCACCTCGGACGCCAAGGGCAAGGTCGCGCTGACCGGTCTGGGCACGCCCAACCAGATGCGTGAGTACGTCGAGGACGGCACCGTCACCGCGTTCGCTCTGTGGAACCCCGAGGACCTGGGCTACCTCGCCGCCTGGACCGCCAAGGCCCTGGCCGACGGCGACATCGAGGGCGAGGGCGACACCTTCGAGGCCGGTCGCCTCGGCGAGTACACCGTCGGCGCGGACAACACCGTGCTGCTCGGCGACCCGTTCGTCTTCGACGCCGACAACATCGGGGACTTCGACTTCTGA
- a CDS encoding lactate utilization protein B, translating into MSGTFVGMPAFPGAAREALGDTQLRHNLAHATGTIRGKRAAVVDEVDNWEDVRLAGAAVKERALLGLDERLVQLEGALIARGATVHWARDAAEANAIVAGVAKAHAVDEVVKVKSMVTQEIGLNEALEAEGIAAWETDLAELIVQLGGDLPSHILVPAIHRNRAEVREIFLREMGKVGRPAPESLTDEPAVLAGAAREHLREKFLRAKVAVSGANFAIADSGTLVVVESEGNGRMCLTLPEVLVSVVGIEKVVSTWDELDPLLRLLPRSSTGERMNPYTSTWTGVTPGDGPQEVHVVLLDNGRTRALADEVGRQALRCIRCSACLNVCPVYERTGGHAYGSVYPGPIGAILNPLLKGTGVDDQVDSLPYASSLCGACFEACPVRIDIPEVLVHLRSKVVDSHRGDRIPKPEAVAFKAAGWAFGDAKRLAAGERVSGMAGKVLGGRAGRKGKVLGRLPGPGAAWTDARDLPVPPAESFREWWNRTDGGRDEGSAR; encoded by the coding sequence ATGAGCGGCACGTTCGTCGGGATGCCGGCCTTCCCCGGCGCGGCCCGCGAGGCGCTCGGCGACACCCAGCTGCGGCACAACCTGGCGCACGCCACCGGGACCATCCGGGGCAAGCGCGCCGCGGTGGTCGACGAGGTCGACAACTGGGAGGACGTCCGGCTCGCCGGCGCCGCCGTCAAGGAGCGGGCGCTGCTCGGCCTCGACGAGCGGCTGGTGCAGCTGGAGGGCGCGCTGATCGCGCGTGGTGCGACCGTGCACTGGGCCCGCGACGCGGCCGAGGCCAACGCGATCGTGGCCGGCGTGGCCAAGGCGCACGCCGTCGACGAGGTGGTGAAGGTCAAGTCGATGGTGACCCAGGAGATCGGCCTCAACGAGGCCCTCGAGGCGGAGGGCATCGCCGCCTGGGAGACCGACCTCGCCGAGCTGATCGTCCAGCTCGGCGGCGACCTGCCCAGCCACATCCTGGTGCCCGCGATCCACCGCAACCGGGCCGAGGTCCGCGAGATCTTCCTCCGGGAGATGGGGAAGGTCGGTCGTCCCGCTCCCGAGAGCCTCACCGACGAGCCGGCGGTGCTGGCCGGCGCCGCGCGCGAGCACCTCCGGGAGAAGTTCCTGCGCGCCAAGGTCGCCGTCTCCGGGGCCAACTTCGCCATCGCCGACTCCGGCACCCTGGTGGTCGTCGAGTCCGAGGGCAACGGCCGGATGTGCCTGACCCTGCCCGAGGTGCTGGTCTCGGTGGTCGGCATCGAGAAGGTGGTCTCCACCTGGGACGAGCTGGACCCGCTGCTGCGGCTGCTGCCGCGCTCGTCGACCGGCGAGCGGATGAACCCCTACACCTCGACCTGGACCGGGGTGACCCCCGGTGACGGGCCGCAGGAGGTGCACGTGGTGCTGCTGGACAACGGCCGCACCCGGGCGTTGGCCGACGAGGTGGGCCGCCAGGCGCTGCGCTGCATCCGCTGCTCGGCCTGCCTCAACGTCTGCCCGGTCTACGAGCGCACCGGCGGCCACGCCTACGGATCGGTCTATCCCGGCCCGATCGGTGCCATCCTCAACCCGCTGCTCAAGGGCACCGGGGTGGACGACCAGGTCGACTCCCTTCCCTACGCCTCGTCGCTGTGCGGCGCCTGCTTCGAGGCATGCCCGGTGCGCATCGACATCCCCGAGGTGCTGGTGCACCTGCGCTCGAAGGTCGTGGACAGCCACCGTGGCGACCGGATCCCGAAGCCGGAGGCGGTCGCGTTCAAGGCGGCCGGCTGGGCCTTCGGCGACGCCAAGCGCCTGGCCGCGGGGGAGCGTGTCTCCGGGATGGCTGGCAAGGTGCTCGGAGGACGCGCCGGCCGCAAGGGAAAGGTGCTCGGCCGGCTCCCCGGCCCGGGGGCGGCATGGACCGACGCCCGAGACCTCCCGGTG
- a CDS encoding glycosyl hydrolase, translated as MNDPQSKARLDRRTLFGAAAAAVGAAAVASVSTGAVAPAPAGAGVLDGLPNSFERAFRRPTSATAAGFRWWWPHGLVDPAEISREVDQVADAGFGSLEVADVTHSLRARDIDIDVSTHGWGTAPWVAGVKAALRQGAKRDVRIDITVGPSWPAAVSTITPDDEAACTELVHGVVEVAAGATYDAELPEPVVEAADSVTKKTLVGVQAHRVAGQEIDSRGNLRSTTLDPESYRDLTSSVVDGRITWTAPAEPADGTWVLFAWWQRGSGQEPEAGPHTEPRSYVVDHFSKQGVQKVIELWEERILDREMRQLLKKAGGQLFEDSLEIETDATIWTPGFLETFEDSRGYDLRPWLPIVVEENEKYLYTIASADDPDKPESLRTYEIRDDYNQVLSDLYLTAHLIPLQDFAKKLGMGIRIQPYGLETDTMLHSTVIDVPETESLGFKNLDDYRIMASGRDIAGHTLLSCEAICYNGAAYNTGWGAAPSTRTQNQALFTINSIFVAGVNQLMIHGFPYATAPEVTWPGFAAFSPYYNGAIGYGEAWGPRTPQWKHIRGIADYIARTQMVLQTGAARYDMAFWRHKGWASTGIGPQWITNNGTKNGWSHSFLSASLLGLPAAKKVRDGRLAPDGPAYKVLLVGPDSLRSNNVTMDLEGARRILAVGKAGLPIILIGDWTAVTPVGRYDEAELAQVRSLMRQIAALPKTRTVVEAEIPTALADLGIVSDVEHTDSTVQHVRRVDGKVDYYYIANVRHAEANRNIVRATQDIWLTATDKKAVPFLLDAWTGQTTRVAAYERNGDRIRVRIDLVPGASTIIALAPKGFTPDKPIVPIATAGQEVFQRGLVTTLRTTTAGSIPVTRTGGRTVEVEVDRVVAPITPTAWTLEVEDWKPANEADPTDLRTTKETHETTLDALGSWSQVEGLEDVSGIGRYRTTVELDKDWKRHEDGAFLELGEVNDTFRVRVNGELLPALDPMNPTIDLGHRLRRGTNTIEVEVASTLLNRLRVVTPEVYGVAQRQSYGLVGPVRLVPYVEKVVLA; from the coding sequence ATGAACGACCCCCAGTCCAAGGCCCGTCTCGATCGTCGCACGCTGTTCGGCGCGGCCGCTGCCGCGGTCGGCGCTGCCGCCGTCGCCTCGGTCAGCACCGGTGCGGTGGCTCCGGCGCCGGCCGGCGCTGGCGTCCTGGACGGCCTCCCGAACTCCTTCGAGCGAGCTTTCCGCAGGCCGACCAGCGCCACCGCTGCCGGCTTCCGCTGGTGGTGGCCGCACGGGCTGGTGGATCCGGCTGAGATCTCCCGTGAGGTCGACCAGGTCGCCGACGCCGGATTCGGGTCGCTCGAGGTCGCCGACGTCACCCACAGCCTCCGCGCCCGCGACATCGACATCGACGTCAGCACCCACGGGTGGGGTACGGCGCCGTGGGTCGCCGGAGTGAAGGCGGCGCTGCGTCAGGGTGCGAAGCGCGACGTCCGCATCGACATCACGGTCGGCCCGTCGTGGCCGGCGGCGGTCTCGACGATCACCCCCGACGACGAGGCGGCCTGCACCGAGCTGGTGCACGGCGTGGTCGAGGTCGCCGCGGGGGCGACGTACGACGCCGAGCTGCCCGAGCCGGTCGTCGAGGCTGCGGACTCGGTGACGAAGAAGACCCTCGTCGGCGTCCAGGCCCACCGGGTCGCCGGTCAGGAGATCGACAGCCGGGGCAACCTGCGTTCGACGACCCTCGACCCCGAGTCCTACCGCGACCTCACCTCGTCCGTCGTCGACGGTCGCATCACCTGGACCGCCCCGGCGGAGCCCGCCGACGGCACCTGGGTGCTGTTCGCGTGGTGGCAGCGCGGCTCCGGTCAGGAGCCGGAGGCAGGGCCGCACACCGAGCCCCGCTCCTACGTCGTCGATCACTTCAGCAAGCAGGGCGTGCAGAAGGTGATCGAGCTGTGGGAGGAGCGCATCCTCGACCGGGAGATGCGACAGCTGCTGAAGAAGGCGGGCGGGCAGCTCTTCGAGGACTCCCTCGAGATCGAGACCGACGCGACGATCTGGACGCCCGGGTTCCTCGAGACCTTCGAGGACTCGCGCGGCTACGACCTGCGCCCGTGGCTGCCCATCGTGGTGGAGGAGAACGAGAAGTACCTCTACACGATCGCCTCGGCCGACGACCCGGACAAGCCGGAGTCGCTGCGCACCTACGAGATCCGCGACGACTACAACCAGGTCCTCTCCGACCTGTACCTCACCGCGCACCTGATCCCGCTCCAGGACTTCGCCAAGAAGCTGGGCATGGGGATCCGGATCCAGCCCTACGGGCTCGAGACCGACACCATGCTGCACTCGACGGTGATCGACGTGCCGGAGACCGAGTCGCTCGGCTTCAAGAACCTCGACGACTACCGGATCATGGCCTCGGGCCGCGACATCGCCGGGCACACCCTGCTCTCCTGCGAGGCGATCTGCTACAACGGCGCCGCCTACAACACCGGCTGGGGAGCCGCGCCGAGCACCCGGACGCAGAACCAGGCGCTGTTCACCATCAACAGCATCTTCGTCGCGGGCGTCAACCAACTGATGATCCACGGCTTCCCCTACGCCACGGCGCCCGAGGTGACGTGGCCGGGGTTCGCCGCGTTCTCGCCGTACTACAACGGCGCGATCGGGTACGGCGAGGCGTGGGGGCCACGCACGCCGCAGTGGAAGCACATCAGGGGGATCGCCGACTACATCGCGAGGACCCAGATGGTGCTCCAGACGGGGGCAGCGCGGTACGACATGGCCTTCTGGCGCCACAAGGGTTGGGCGTCCACCGGCATCGGTCCGCAGTGGATCACCAACAACGGCACGAAGAACGGCTGGTCGCACTCGTTCCTCAGTGCGTCGCTGCTCGGACTCCCGGCGGCGAAGAAGGTGCGGGACGGACGTCTCGCCCCCGACGGGCCGGCGTACAAGGTCCTGCTGGTCGGTCCCGACTCGCTGCGCAGCAACAACGTGACGATGGACCTCGAGGGGGCGCGGCGGATCCTCGCGGTCGGCAAGGCGGGCCTGCCGATCATCCTCATCGGCGACTGGACGGCGGTGACGCCGGTCGGCCGCTACGACGAGGCCGAGCTCGCTCAGGTGCGCAGCCTGATGCGCCAGATCGCTGCGTTGCCGAAGACCCGGACGGTGGTGGAGGCGGAGATCCCGACCGCCCTGGCCGACCTCGGGATCGTCAGCGACGTCGAGCACACCGACTCCACCGTCCAGCACGTGCGTCGCGTCGACGGCAAGGTCGACTACTACTACATCGCCAACGTCCGCCACGCCGAGGCGAACCGCAACATCGTGCGCGCCACCCAGGACATCTGGCTGACCGCCACCGACAAGAAGGCGGTGCCGTTCCTGCTGGACGCCTGGACCGGTCAGACGACGCGGGTGGCGGCGTACGAGCGCAACGGCGACCGGATCCGCGTCCGCATCGACCTGGTGCCCGGCGCATCCACCATCATCGCGCTGGCCCCGAAGGGCTTCACACCGGACAAGCCGATCGTCCCGATCGCGACGGCCGGCCAGGAGGTCTTCCAGCGCGGCCTGGTCACCACGCTGCGCACGACCACGGCCGGTTCCATCCCGGTGACCCGCACTGGTGGTCGCACGGTGGAGGTGGAGGTCGACCGCGTCGTCGCGCCGATCACGCCGACCGCGTGGACCCTGGAGGTCGAGGACTGGAAGCCGGCGAACGAGGCCGACCCGACAGACCTGCGCACCACCAAGGAGACCCACGAGACCACCCTGGACGCACTGGGGTCGTGGAGTCAGGTCGAGGGCCTGGAGGACGTCTCCGGCATCGGGCGCTACCGGACCACCGTCGAGCTCGACAAGGACTGGAAGCGGCACGAGGACGGGGCGTTCCTCGAGTTGGGAGAGGTCAACGACACCTTCCGGGTGCGCGTCAACGGCGAGCTCCTGCCGGCTCTGGACCCGATGAACCCGACCATCGACCTCGGCCACCGGCTGCGCAGGGGCACGAACACGATCGAGGTCGAGGTGGCCTCGACGTTGCTCAACCGGCTGCGGGTGGTGACACCCGAGGTCTACGGCGTGGCGCAGCGGCAGAGCTACGGCCTCGTCGGCCCGGTCCGCCTGGTGCCCTACGTCGAGAAGGTCGTCCTGGCGTGA
- the rhaI gene encoding L-rhamnose isomerase, translating into MPRYCFSLQVRPDRMDEYAERHRAVWPEMLDALADTGWRNYSLFLRSDGLLIGYVEADDLAAAQAAMDDTEVNARWQAQMAAYFTGIDGQAPIRASCSSTRCSTSTTSSTAYTQKATVMTDFAAIAAQLQGQAIELPSWAFGNSGTRFKVFGTAGTPRSVEEKIADAATVHRFTGLAPTVALHIPWDKVDDYAALRAHAADHGVALGTINSNTFQDDDYKFGALTHVDPKIRQKAIDHHFECIDVMDATGSRDLKIWLAEGSNYPGQADLRGRQDRLAESLSTIYDRLGEEQRLVLEYKFFEPAFYHTDVPDWGTSYAQVAALGERAVVCLDTGHHAPGTNIEFIVMQLLRLGKLGSFDFNSRFYADDDLIVGAADPFQLFRIMFEVIRGGGYGPANPDGHSDVAFMLDQCHNVEAKIPGQIRSVLNVQEMTARALLVDRDALESAQATGDVLGAHQVFMDAFYTDVRGPLAAWREERGLPADPMRAYAESGYQAEIEAARVGGTQMSWT; encoded by the coding sequence ATGCCCCGCTACTGCTTCAGCCTTCAGGTTCGTCCCGACCGGATGGACGAGTACGCCGAGCGCCACCGCGCCGTATGGCCGGAGATGCTCGACGCGCTCGCCGACACGGGCTGGCGCAACTACTCCCTGTTCCTGCGGTCCGACGGTCTCCTGATCGGGTACGTCGAGGCCGACGACCTGGCCGCCGCGCAGGCGGCGATGGACGACACCGAGGTGAACGCCCGCTGGCAGGCGCAGATGGCGGCGTACTTCACCGGAATCGACGGGCAGGCCCCGATCAGGGCTTCGTGCAGCTCGACGAGGTGTTCAACCTCGACGACCAGCTCAACCGCGTACACGCAGAAAGCAACCGTGATGACTGACTTCGCCGCGATCGCGGCCCAGCTCCAGGGCCAGGCCATCGAGCTCCCGTCCTGGGCGTTCGGCAACTCCGGCACCCGCTTCAAGGTCTTCGGCACCGCGGGCACCCCGCGCAGCGTCGAGGAGAAGATCGCCGACGCCGCGACCGTCCACCGGTTCACCGGCCTGGCGCCGACCGTCGCCCTGCACATCCCGTGGGACAAGGTCGACGACTACGCCGCGCTGCGCGCGCACGCCGCCGACCACGGGGTCGCGCTGGGCACCATCAACTCCAACACGTTCCAGGACGACGACTACAAGTTCGGCGCCCTGACCCACGTGGACCCGAAGATCCGACAGAAGGCGATCGACCACCACTTCGAGTGCATCGACGTGATGGACGCGACCGGCTCCCGCGACCTGAAGATCTGGCTCGCCGAGGGCAGCAACTACCCCGGCCAGGCGGACCTGCGCGGTCGCCAGGACCGGCTCGCCGAGTCGCTCTCGACGATCTACGACCGTCTCGGCGAGGAGCAGCGACTGGTCCTGGAGTACAAGTTCTTCGAGCCGGCGTTCTACCACACCGACGTGCCGGACTGGGGTACGTCGTACGCCCAGGTCGCGGCGCTGGGCGAGCGGGCCGTGGTGTGCCTGGACACCGGCCACCACGCGCCGGGCACCAACATCGAGTTCATCGTGATGCAGCTGCTGCGCCTGGGGAAGCTCGGCTCGTTCGACTTCAACAGCCGCTTCTACGCCGATGACGACCTGATCGTCGGCGCGGCCGACCCGTTCCAGCTGTTCCGGATCATGTTCGAGGTGATCCGCGGCGGCGGCTACGGTCCCGCCAACCCCGACGGGCACTCCGACGTCGCGTTCATGCTCGACCAGTGCCACAACGTCGAGGCGAAGATCCCCGGCCAGATCCGCTCGGTGCTCAACGTCCAGGAGATGACCGCCCGCGCGCTGCTCGTCGACCGGGACGCGCTGGAGTCCGCGCAGGCCACCGGCGACGTGCTCGGCGCCCACCAGGTCTTCATGGACGCGTTCTATACCGACGTGCGCGGCCCGCTGGCGGCGTGGCGCGAGGAGCGCGGCCTGCCGGCCGACCCGATGCGCGCCTACGCCGAGTCCGGCTACCAGGCCGAGATCGAGGCCGCCCGCGTCGGCGGCACCCAGATGTCCTGGACCTGA
- a CDS encoding (Fe-S)-binding protein: MRVALMVTCVNDAMFPGTGAAVVRLLRRLGVEVDFPQAQTCCGQPMVNTGYLDEAVPAVRTYVDAFAGYDAVVTPSGSCAGSARHQHALVAARGAENGKDPGLPAAVAAAPPTYELTEFLVDVLGVTDVGAYFPHTVTYHPTCHSLRMLGVGDRPRRLLEAVRGLRLVELPGADQCCGFGGTFALKNSDTSVAMGSDKARHVRETGAEVLVAGDNSCLMHIGGMLSRERSGVRVMHLAEILASTEGAREGVPA; encoded by the coding sequence ATGCGGGTCGCACTGATGGTCACGTGCGTGAACGACGCGATGTTCCCGGGGACGGGCGCGGCCGTGGTCCGCCTGCTGCGGCGGCTGGGCGTCGAGGTCGACTTCCCGCAGGCACAGACCTGCTGCGGGCAGCCGATGGTGAACACCGGCTACCTCGACGAGGCGGTGCCCGCGGTACGGACCTACGTCGACGCCTTCGCCGGGTACGACGCGGTGGTGACCCCGTCCGGCTCCTGCGCCGGCTCCGCGCGGCACCAGCACGCGCTGGTCGCCGCGCGCGGGGCGGAGAACGGGAAGGACCCCGGGCTGCCCGCGGCGGTGGCCGCGGCGCCCCCGACGTACGAGCTCACCGAGTTCCTGGTGGACGTGCTGGGGGTGACCGACGTCGGCGCCTACTTCCCGCACACGGTGACCTACCACCCGACCTGCCACTCGCTGCGGATGCTGGGCGTGGGCGACCGTCCGCGACGGCTGCTGGAGGCCGTGCGTGGCCTGCGCCTGGTCGAGCTCCCGGGCGCGGACCAGTGCTGCGGGTTCGGCGGCACCTTCGCCCTGAAGAACTCCGACACCTCGGTGGCGATGGGCTCGGACAAGGCCCGCCACGTGCGGGAGACCGGCGCCGAGGTGCTGGTCGCCGGCGACAACTCGTGCCTGATGCACATCGGCGGCATGCTGTCGCGGGAACGCTCCGGGGTGCGGGTGATGCACCTGGCCGAGATCCTCGCCAGCACCGAGGGCGCCCGCGAGGGGGTGCCGGCATGA
- a CDS encoding rhamnulokinase, whose product MAGTVRVAAVDLGATSGRVMSGRVGPSGIELNELHRFGNGAVRAGDSFFWDVLGIHREMLAGIRQVAGTGPLDAIGIDSWAVDYGLLDRDGRLLGNPFSHRDPRTEGVAERVAEQLGAHRLYATTGLQQLPFNTIYQLVAARGTAALESAESLLLLPDLLGYWLTGAMGAERTNASTTGLYDVHTGEWARELCRALELPWSILPPLRDPGSLLGPLTPDVAREVGVDPAREVPVIAVGSHDTASAVVGVPATTDRFAYISSGTWSLVGLELDKPVVTEAAREADFTNEGGVDGTIRFLKNVMGLWVLSESLRAWTERRLDLGLTDLLAAAADFEPHRSVIDINDPRLLAPGTASDPMPERVVALAIERGGPEPASPVAITRCILDSLAVAYRRHLRTAAELSGVSPEVVHIVGGGSQNALLCQLTADACGLPVIAGPTEAAALGNVLVQARTLGADLPDLPAMRASIRSSYEVREYRPQPGLDWDAVEARLA is encoded by the coding sequence ATGGCGGGAACGGTGCGGGTCGCCGCGGTCGACCTCGGGGCGACCAGCGGCCGGGTGATGTCCGGCAGGGTCGGTCCCAGCGGGATCGAGCTCAACGAGCTGCACCGGTTCGGCAACGGCGCGGTGCGGGCCGGGGACTCGTTCTTCTGGGACGTGCTCGGCATCCACCGGGAGATGCTGGCCGGGATCCGTCAGGTCGCCGGGACCGGACCGCTGGACGCGATCGGGATCGACTCCTGGGCCGTCGACTACGGCCTGCTGGACCGTGACGGTCGCCTGCTCGGCAACCCGTTCAGCCACCGCGACCCCCGCACCGAGGGGGTCGCGGAGCGGGTCGCCGAGCAGCTCGGCGCGCACCGGCTCTACGCCACCACCGGGCTGCAGCAGCTGCCGTTCAACACGATCTACCAGCTGGTGGCCGCTCGCGGCACCGCCGCCCTGGAGTCGGCGGAGTCGCTGCTGCTCCTGCCGGACCTGCTCGGCTACTGGCTGACCGGGGCGATGGGCGCCGAGCGCACCAACGCCTCCACCACCGGCCTGTACGACGTGCACACCGGCGAGTGGGCCCGTGAGCTGTGCCGCGCGCTGGAGCTGCCCTGGTCGATCCTGCCGCCGCTGCGCGACCCCGGGTCGCTGCTCGGGCCGCTGACGCCGGACGTCGCCCGCGAGGTCGGCGTCGACCCGGCCCGCGAGGTGCCGGTGATCGCGGTCGGATCCCACGACACCGCCTCGGCGGTGGTCGGCGTGCCGGCCACGACCGACCGGTTCGCCTACATCTCCTCGGGCACCTGGTCGTTGGTCGGCCTCGAGCTGGACAAGCCGGTGGTCACCGAGGCGGCCCGCGAGGCCGACTTCACCAACGAGGGTGGCGTCGACGGGACGATCCGGTTCCTCAAGAACGTGATGGGCCTGTGGGTCCTCTCGGAGTCGTTGCGGGCGTGGACCGAGCGTCGCCTCGACCTGGGTCTGACCGATCTGCTGGCGGCCGCCGCCGACTTCGAGCCGCACCGCTCGGTGATCGACATCAACGACCCCCGGCTGCTCGCGCCGGGCACGGCGAGCGACCCGATGCCCGAGCGGGTGGTCGCGCTGGCGATCGAGAGGGGCGGACCCGAGCCGGCCTCCCCGGTCGCGATCACCCGGTGCATCCTGGACAGCCTCGCCGTCGCCTACCGGCGTCATCTGCGCACCGCCGCCGAGCTCTCCGGGGTCTCGCCCGAGGTCGTCCACATCGTCGGCGGCGGCTCGCAGAACGCCCTGCTGTGCCAGCTCACCGCGGACGCCTGCGGGCTCCCGGTGATCGCGGGCCCGACCGAGGCGGCCGCGCTGGGCAACGTGCTCGTCCAGGCCCGCACGCTCGGCGCCGACCTGCCCGACCTGCCCGCGATGCGCGCGTCGATCCGCTCCTCCTACGAGGTGCGGGAGTACCGGCCGCAGCCAGGGCTGGACTGGGATGCCGTGGAGGCCCGCCTGGCCTGA